The following are encoded in a window of Halosolutus halophilus genomic DNA:
- a CDS encoding SPFH domain-containing protein, which produces MHPLISIPLQVGDPTLAVGGLVLVVAIITVWSMVEIVDAYDRGALTVFGEYRKLLEPGLNIVPPFVSRVYTFDMRTQTIDVPSQEAITRDNSPVTADAVVYIRVMNAKRAFLEVDDYERAVSNLAQTTLRAVIGDMELDDTLSRREMINERIRTELDEPTDEWGIRVESVEVREVTPSRDVKGAMEQQTSAERRRRAMILEAQGERRSAIEKAEGDKQSNIIRAQGEKQSEILEAQGDAISTVLRARSAESMGERAVIDKGMDALTEIGGSESTTFVLPQELSSMIGRYGKHLTGSDVQERDGQLESLEFDEETRELIGLDDIAEIIGEIEAESTVDVEAMEQEAQAIKEGDVSRQPDEIDSVSETSPGSRPDQETDGGDDGDDGSDQR; this is translated from the coding sequence ATGCACCCGCTGATTTCGATCCCGCTGCAAGTCGGCGATCCAACACTGGCCGTCGGCGGACTCGTGCTGGTCGTCGCGATCATCACCGTCTGGTCGATGGTCGAGATCGTCGACGCGTACGACAGGGGCGCGCTCACGGTCTTCGGGGAGTACCGAAAGTTGCTCGAACCGGGACTCAACATCGTCCCGCCGTTCGTCTCGCGCGTCTATACGTTCGACATGCGAACCCAGACGATCGACGTCCCCTCTCAGGAGGCGATCACGCGGGACAACTCGCCCGTCACCGCGGACGCGGTCGTCTACATCAGGGTCATGAACGCCAAACGGGCGTTTCTCGAGGTCGACGACTACGAGCGCGCAGTGTCGAACCTCGCCCAGACGACCCTCCGTGCCGTGATCGGCGATATGGAACTCGACGATACCCTGAGCCGGCGCGAGATGATTAACGAGCGCATTCGGACGGAACTGGACGAGCCAACCGACGAGTGGGGAATCCGCGTCGAATCGGTCGAGGTCCGCGAGGTGACGCCGTCCCGGGACGTCAAGGGGGCGATGGAACAGCAGACCTCCGCGGAACGCCGACGCCGGGCGATGATCCTCGAGGCGCAGGGTGAACGCCGGAGCGCGATCGAGAAAGCCGAGGGCGACAAACAGTCGAACATCATTCGCGCACAGGGAGAGAAGCAAAGCGAAATCCTCGAAGCGCAGGGTGACGCGATTTCGACCGTCCTCAGGGCCCGATCGGCCGAGTCGATGGGCGAGCGGGCGGTGATCGACAAGGGGATGGACGCCCTGACCGAGATCGGTGGGAGCGAGTCGACGACGTTCGTCCTGCCCCAGGAACTGTCCTCGATGATCGGCCGCTACGGGAAACACCTCACCGGCAGCGACGTCCAGGAACGGGACGGCCAACTCGAGAGCCTCGAGTTCGACGAGGAGACCCGCGAACTGATCGGGCTCGACGACATCGCCGAGATCATCGGCGAGATCGAAGCGGAGTCGACCGTCGACGTCGAGGCGATGGAACAGGAGGCCCAGGCGATCAAGGAGGGCGACGTATCGCGCCAGCCCGACGAGATCGACAGCGTGTCGGAGACGTCGCCCGGTTCCCGGCCGGATCAGGAGACGGACGGTGGGGACGACGGGGACGACGGATCGGACCAGCGCTGA
- a CDS encoding DUF7577 domain-containing protein, translated as MDDPGTYSIAGRLTVAAFVAVAPTILFLGLVRGLERLRDDAFLAEWARKQGQDPDDFANDDVLTVLARGAGIEVDESKTGFCPACGSANRSDVTYCRECLARLS; from the coding sequence ATGGATGACCCGGGAACCTACTCGATCGCGGGCCGACTCACCGTGGCTGCGTTCGTGGCGGTCGCGCCGACGATACTCTTTCTGGGCCTGGTTCGCGGACTGGAGCGGTTACGGGACGACGCCTTCCTCGCCGAGTGGGCACGCAAACAGGGCCAGGATCCCGACGACTTCGCGAACGACGACGTGCTGACCGTGCTCGCACGCGGCGCCGGGATCGAGGTAGACGAGTCGAAGACGGGGTTCTGTCCCGCCTGTGGCAGCGCGAATCGATCGGACGTGACGTACTGTCGGGAGTGTCTCGCTCGCCTGTCGTGA
- a CDS encoding PQQ-dependent sugar dehydrogenase, which produces MGPPQGRRRFLTMAAVSTMTGFAGCALRSSADESRSNEAQDAIERLPETLGLETLIDGLAFPLAVEFAPGVDRRYVAERDGRVVVHESDGRLDDPILDLREAIETGGERGLLGMALHPEFDENRRLFVHYSAPRRPGTPDDYDHTGVVAAFEATDDGRRAKRDSERIVLEIPQPQDFHNGGDIAFGPDGYLYVTVGAGGGGGGGGQDVTEDFLGSILRLDVDERTSEQEYTVPDDNPLVGRPGLDEYYAWGFRNPWRMSFDDGDFFVADVGENDYEEVNLVQKGGNYGWNVKEGTHCYRDEDCPDETAADVRGGEPLLDPIVEYPHAAEGAGVSGVSVIGGYVYRGSALPALESVYVFGDLASDGRLFAAVRPADSDEQWPTGVIEIDDEAKLEQILSFGRDANGELYVLGTGADGGGLYRIVPAA; this is translated from the coding sequence ATGGGACCTCCGCAGGGCCGACGGCGATTTCTGACGATGGCGGCCGTCAGCACGATGACGGGGTTCGCCGGATGTGCGCTGCGATCGTCCGCCGACGAATCCAGGTCGAACGAAGCGCAGGATGCGATCGAGCGACTACCGGAGACGCTCGGACTCGAGACGCTGATCGACGGATTGGCGTTTCCACTGGCCGTGGAATTCGCACCCGGCGTGGATCGACGGTACGTCGCAGAGCGGGACGGCCGCGTCGTCGTCCACGAGTCGGACGGCCGTCTCGACGACCCGATACTCGATCTGCGCGAGGCGATCGAGACCGGAGGTGAGCGAGGCTTGCTGGGCATGGCGCTTCATCCCGAATTCGACGAGAACCGACGTCTGTTCGTCCACTACAGCGCCCCGCGCCGGCCGGGGACGCCGGACGACTACGATCACACGGGAGTGGTCGCGGCGTTCGAGGCGACCGACGACGGCAGGCGAGCGAAGCGTGATTCCGAACGCATCGTCCTCGAAATTCCGCAGCCACAGGACTTCCACAACGGCGGCGATATCGCGTTCGGACCGGACGGCTACCTCTACGTCACCGTCGGTGCGGGCGGCGGTGGCGGCGGCGGTGGACAGGACGTGACCGAAGACTTCCTGGGCAGTATTCTGCGTCTCGACGTCGACGAGCGGACGAGCGAACAGGAGTACACCGTGCCCGACGACAACCCGCTGGTCGGTCGACCGGGACTCGACGAGTACTACGCGTGGGGGTTCCGGAACCCGTGGCGGATGTCGTTCGACGACGGCGACTTCTTCGTCGCCGACGTCGGCGAGAACGACTACGAGGAAGTGAATCTCGTCCAGAAGGGCGGCAATTACGGCTGGAACGTCAAGGAGGGAACCCACTGCTACAGGGACGAGGACTGTCCGGACGAGACGGCCGCGGACGTCCGGGGCGGCGAACCGCTTCTCGATCCGATCGTCGAGTATCCACACGCGGCGGAAGGAGCAGGCGTTAGCGGCGTGTCGGTCATTGGCGGATACGTCTACCGCGGCTCGGCACTGCCGGCGTTAGAGAGCGTCTACGTCTTCGGTGATCTCGCGTCGGACGGACGGTTGTTCGCTGCCGTTCGACCCGCCGACAGCGACGAGCAGTGGCCGACCGGCGTCATCGAGATCGACGACGAAGCGAAACTCGAGCAGATACTCTCGTTTGGCCGGGACGCAAACGGGGAGCTGTACGTACTCGGAACCGGCGCTGACGGCGGCGGTCTCTATCGCATCGTTCCAGCCGCGTGA
- a CDS encoding methyl-accepting chemotaxis protein has protein sequence MNVSTVVQFLIVFGTVVMFSSTIYTRTLLQRLDENAYRRRWRGLLVLMAFFLVGYVAALWVTISGFEEIFQLLTGFVFLFGAVFVFLVVNTGLVTIDELQHKSEALQTKIEEAENARREAVRLRENAEEVNRHLEQKGDEYSDVMQACAAGDLTRRMDPESENEAMREIAIEFNEMITEIESTTEYLKQFAEDVAIASDEVTASSEEVRSASEQVTSSIQDISDGAKRQNESLQSVDAEMSGLSRTIEEIASSSNQVADIAERTAQTGEEGREAAQAAIDGMNEIESESDRAVEEIESLRSEIEQIDELVEFITEVADQTNLLALNADIEATRSTAEDDGGFDVVATEVKELAADTKEAAADIEDSIEQIKSQTNRTAAEVQETSNRVAEHKSAVENAAQSLDDIATYAQRTNEGVQEISAATEQQAASTQEVVAMVDDAATISQETVSEAENVAAAAEEQTSALTEVSRAITNLSQQASVLATELDTFVTDANSSPASLSSGDNAGGDGSPPAVATTDAEEPDLAATADEDLGRPDDDSNTELGESGPVNEFEHDDESRPSIDDRSAEQARPRERGDADHETVGNEAPDDETEPPESEPVWFVEADEDE, from the coding sequence ATGAACGTATCGACAGTAGTACAGTTTCTCATCGTCTTCGGGACGGTCGTGATGTTCAGTTCGACCATCTATACGAGGACACTGTTGCAGCGACTCGATGAAAACGCCTATCGGCGACGGTGGCGCGGACTGCTCGTACTGATGGCGTTTTTTCTGGTCGGATACGTCGCTGCCCTCTGGGTTACGATCAGTGGATTCGAGGAGATATTCCAGCTACTCACAGGATTCGTCTTCCTGTTCGGTGCGGTGTTCGTCTTTCTGGTGGTCAATACCGGGCTCGTGACCATCGACGAACTACAGCACAAGAGCGAGGCACTCCAGACCAAGATCGAGGAGGCGGAGAATGCCCGTCGTGAGGCTGTTCGTCTCCGGGAGAACGCGGAAGAGGTCAACCGGCATCTGGAGCAGAAGGGCGACGAGTACTCCGACGTGATGCAGGCGTGTGCAGCTGGCGACTTGACACGACGGATGGATCCCGAGAGCGAGAACGAAGCGATGCGTGAGATCGCGATCGAATTCAACGAGATGATCACCGAGATCGAGTCGACCACCGAGTACCTCAAGCAGTTCGCTGAGGACGTCGCGATCGCCTCCGATGAAGTAACGGCTAGCTCTGAGGAGGTCCGCTCGGCTTCCGAGCAGGTTACCTCGTCGATCCAGGACATCTCCGACGGTGCGAAGCGACAGAACGAGAGCCTCCAGTCGGTCGACGCCGAGATGAGTGGGCTCTCGAGGACTATCGAGGAGATTGCCTCCTCGTCAAACCAGGTGGCGGACATCGCAGAACGAACCGCTCAGACGGGCGAAGAGGGTCGCGAAGCCGCTCAGGCCGCGATCGACGGGATGAACGAAATCGAATCCGAGTCCGATCGGGCTGTCGAGGAGATCGAGTCGCTCCGGTCCGAGATCGAGCAGATCGACGAACTGGTCGAGTTCATCACCGAGGTCGCAGATCAAACGAATCTGCTGGCGCTGAACGCAGACATCGAGGCCACTCGCTCGACGGCCGAAGACGACGGCGGCTTCGACGTCGTCGCCACGGAGGTTAAAGAACTCGCAGCCGACACCAAAGAGGCCGCAGCGGACATCGAGGACTCGATCGAGCAGATCAAGTCCCAGACCAACAGGACGGCCGCCGAGGTCCAGGAGACCAGCAACCGGGTCGCCGAACACAAGAGCGCGGTCGAGAACGCCGCACAGTCGCTCGATGATATTGCCACCTACGCCCAGCGGACCAACGAGGGCGTCCAGGAGATTTCCGCAGCCACCGAGCAGCAGGCCGCCTCGACCCAGGAGGTCGTCGCCATGGTCGACGATGCGGCGACGATCTCGCAGGAGACGGTTTCCGAAGCCGAAAACGTTGCCGCAGCCGCCGAAGAGCAGACGAGCGCACTCACCGAGGTCTCGCGAGCCATCACGAACCTCAGCCAACAGGCGTCGGTGCTCGCTACGGAACTCGATACCTTCGTGACCGATGCGAACAGCAGCCCTGCATCGCTGTCGTCCGGCGATAACGCTGGCGGCGACGGGTCTCCTCCGGCGGTGGCCACTACGGACGCGGAGGAACCTGACCTCGCCGCCACTGCCGACGAGGACCTCGGACGGCCGGACGACGACTCCAACACAGAACTCGGCGAGAGCGGTCCGGTCAACGAGTTCGAACACGACGACGAATCCCGGCCGTCGATCGATGACCGTTCGGCCGAGCAAGCACGACCGCGCGAACGCGGTGACGCCGACCACGAGACCGTCGGCAACGAGGCGCCGGACGACGAGACGGAGCCGCCCGAATCCGAACCTGTTTGGTTCGTCGAAGCGGACGAAGACGAATAA
- a CDS encoding DUF7110 family protein encodes MSTEESRHVYRLHSTLELPLEDLREHVEGAQFPNGIADVEITRRNNTLILKAVAEDDSVSKYTPTAQLKASVTENRVYEEDPEERRNSFRWDEEEEEEIESELVEFAAFKGDRETVLQNSLLQYEMFLVLCGIAETAEKGTLTAISERGGDLEATRIVEGEPRPADIEVVEGPRDSGSGQGGVNWRDNKFISD; translated from the coding sequence ATGTCAACAGAGGAATCCAGACACGTATATCGGCTGCACTCGACCCTCGAACTGCCACTCGAAGACCTTCGCGAACACGTCGAGGGCGCCCAGTTCCCGAACGGGATCGCTGACGTGGAGATCACGCGGCGAAACAACACCCTCATTCTCAAGGCCGTCGCCGAAGACGATTCCGTCAGCAAGTACACGCCGACGGCCCAGCTCAAAGCGAGCGTCACCGAAAACCGGGTCTACGAGGAAGATCCGGAAGAGCGCCGCAACTCCTTCCGGTGGGACGAAGAGGAAGAAGAGGAGATCGAGTCGGAGCTCGTCGAATTCGCCGCGTTCAAGGGCGATCGCGAGACCGTCCTGCAGAACTCGCTGCTCCAGTACGAGATGTTCCTCGTCCTCTGTGGGATCGCCGAGACGGCAGAGAAAGGCACGCTGACGGCGATTTCGGAGCGTGGCGGTGACCTGGAGGCGACGCGGATCGTCGAGGGTGAACCGCGCCCCGCGGACATCGAGGTCGTGGAAGGCCCACGAGACTCGGGTTCCGGGCAGGGCGGGGTCAACTGGCGGGACAACAAGTTCATCAGCGACTGA
- a CDS encoding glutaredoxin family protein, translating into MDFPPNQGLDQDEVDEHVEETIADNEVVLFMKGTELMPQCGYSRRALGLIDQYRDEYETVDVLESLDEYRAALEAHSGWETIPQTFVDGDFVGGSDVLAELEERGELAETLDVE; encoded by the coding sequence ATGGACTTCCCACCGAACCAGGGCCTCGATCAGGACGAAGTCGACGAACACGTCGAAGAGACGATCGCCGACAACGAGGTCGTCCTCTTCATGAAGGGGACCGAACTCATGCCCCAGTGTGGGTACTCCCGTCGTGCACTCGGTCTGATCGACCAGTACCGCGACGAGTACGAGACGGTCGACGTCCTCGAATCGCTCGACGAGTACCGCGCCGCGCTCGAGGCCCACAGCGGCTGGGAGACGATCCCGCAGACGTTCGTCGACGGCGATTTCGTGGGCGGTTCGGACGTTCTGGCCGAACTCGAGGAACGCGGTGAACTGGCCGAGACACTCGACGTAGAATAA
- a CDS encoding PQQ-dependent sugar dehydrogenase, producing MSPPTRRQYLLAMGSAATLAGCLGPLLDDDLELATPESVPEDDWEPPDWEPAADAPVEDDVSATTVVTDLEIPWDLTFAGDDAFVTERDGGVYRFATDALTSEAGLTPADGDRVLDGDDLPDRAAPGEGGTLGVAAHPDSPDRSGLFVYYTVDDGDLSNRVVRYDRDGDDLEPIVEGIPGARIHNGGRIAFGPNDDLWVLTGDAGAPASAQDPGSLAGAVLRTTPDGDPVAANPDWGADGDPRTYTLGHRNPQGIDFTPEGRPIVTEHGPQARDEVAVIQPGGNYGWNVARGGPDDPQYGNYAEYDDATPPIVNTGETTWAPSGLTFYDGDSIANWQYRLLVAGLVSNTLYAVSLFTERVPTFESGVAFDAPWLDDRFTAIAHPLFDGAYGRLRHVDQGPAGALYLLTSNRDGRASGEFPRDRDDRIVRLDPA from the coding sequence ATGTCACCGCCGACCCGGCGACAGTACCTCCTCGCGATGGGATCGGCCGCCACCCTCGCCGGCTGTCTCGGCCCCCTCCTGGACGACGACCTCGAACTGGCGACGCCCGAGAGCGTCCCCGAGGACGACTGGGAACCGCCGGACTGGGAGCCGGCGGCGGACGCCCCGGTCGAAGACGACGTCTCGGCGACGACCGTCGTCACCGACCTCGAGATCCCGTGGGACCTCACGTTCGCCGGGGACGACGCATTCGTCACCGAGCGCGACGGGGGCGTGTACAGGTTCGCGACCGACGCCCTGACGAGCGAGGCGGGACTCACGCCGGCCGACGGAGATCGGGTTCTCGACGGCGACGACCTCCCCGATCGGGCAGCGCCCGGCGAGGGCGGGACGCTCGGCGTCGCAGCGCACCCCGACTCTCCCGATCGGTCCGGCCTGTTCGTCTACTACACGGTCGACGACGGGGACCTCTCGAACCGCGTCGTTCGGTACGATCGCGACGGCGACGACCTCGAGCCGATCGTCGAGGGGATTCCGGGGGCGCGGATCCACAACGGCGGGCGGATCGCCTTCGGACCGAACGACGACCTGTGGGTGCTCACGGGCGACGCGGGCGCTCCCGCGTCAGCGCAGGATCCCGGCTCGCTCGCGGGTGCCGTGCTCCGCACGACGCCGGATGGCGATCCGGTGGCGGCGAATCCCGACTGGGGGGCGGACGGCGATCCACGGACGTACACGCTCGGCCACCGAAACCCGCAGGGGATCGACTTCACGCCCGAGGGACGGCCGATCGTGACCGAACACGGCCCGCAGGCTCGCGACGAGGTCGCGGTGATCCAGCCGGGCGGGAACTACGGCTGGAACGTCGCCCGCGGTGGACCGGACGATCCGCAGTACGGCAACTACGCCGAGTACGACGACGCGACACCGCCGATCGTCAACACCGGCGAGACGACGTGGGCACCGTCGGGACTGACGTTCTACGACGGCGACTCGATCGCGAACTGGCAGTACAGACTCCTCGTCGCCGGACTCGTCTCGAACACGCTGTACGCCGTCTCGCTGTTCACCGAGCGCGTTCCGACGTTCGAATCTGGTGTCGCGTTCGACGCACCGTGGCTCGACGATCGGTTCACGGCCATCGCCCACCCGCTATTCGACGGCGCGTACGGACGACTGCGCCACGTCGACCAGGGACCAGCGGGGGCGTTGTACCTGCTCACCTCGAACCGGGACGGCCGGGCGAGTGGCGAGTTCCCGCGTGACCGCGACGATCGGATCGTCAGACTCGATCCGGCGTGA
- a CDS encoding acetolactate synthase large subunit, with translation MQSASDLLVACLEAEGVASVFGVPGEEIEDLLFSLRDSSIAFVPTRHEQGASFMADVHGRLTGEAGVCCSTLGPGATNLITGVADAHLDKSPVVVITGQGGRERLHKESHQALDVVDVFEPIVEWNTQIAEPEIVPESVRKAFKLAEYEKPGATHLEFPEDVARAETDATPIPTRDRVRRPDPDDDAADRAATLLESAERPIILAGNGAVRTRAADTIQALVDRLGVPVVATYMGKGAISDREPASLMTLDSGPNDEGARAIERADCVVAVGYDIAEHDPAGWNPDLEKTIVHVDHEPAEVYRHYNPDVEIVADVGAAVTAIDDRVPDGACSLWCPELHDRLLEAVTDPPGSDEPITVEGALPLLRETMADEDVLVSDVGSHKMAIAQSFPVYEPNTCVISNGLASMGIAVPGAVAADLAVDANIVAGTGDGGFLMNAAELETATRLDCGFTVIVFNDDDYGLISEKQLEHRDEQFGTGLTNPDLVTFAESFGIEAYRPDTWTEIDRVLSETVPSDDLALVELPLE, from the coding sequence ATGCAGTCAGCATCCGACCTGCTCGTCGCCTGTCTCGAGGCCGAAGGAGTCGCGTCCGTCTTCGGTGTACCGGGAGAAGAGATCGAGGACCTGCTGTTCTCGCTACGGGATTCCTCGATCGCGTTCGTTCCGACCCGTCACGAACAGGGGGCGTCGTTCATGGCCGACGTACACGGTCGCCTCACCGGCGAGGCGGGCGTCTGTTGCTCGACGCTGGGCCCCGGCGCGACGAACCTCATCACCGGCGTCGCGGACGCCCACCTCGACAAGAGCCCCGTAGTCGTGATCACGGGCCAGGGCGGCCGGGAACGACTGCACAAGGAGAGCCACCAGGCGCTCGACGTGGTCGACGTCTTCGAGCCGATCGTCGAGTGGAACACGCAGATCGCGGAACCCGAGATCGTCCCCGAATCGGTTCGCAAGGCGTTCAAACTCGCCGAGTACGAGAAGCCGGGCGCGACGCACCTCGAATTTCCGGAGGACGTCGCCCGGGCAGAAACCGACGCCACGCCGATCCCCACCCGCGATCGGGTGCGCCGCCCCGATCCGGACGACGATGCGGCCGATCGGGCCGCGACGCTGCTCGAATCGGCCGAACGACCGATCATCCTCGCCGGCAACGGCGCGGTTCGAACGCGCGCAGCAGACACCATTCAGGCCCTCGTCGATCGACTCGGCGTGCCCGTCGTCGCGACCTACATGGGCAAGGGTGCGATCTCCGACCGGGAACCGGCCTCGCTGATGACGCTCGACTCCGGGCCGAACGACGAGGGTGCCAGGGCGATCGAGCGCGCCGACTGCGTCGTCGCGGTCGGCTACGACATCGCCGAACACGACCCGGCCGGCTGGAACCCCGACCTCGAGAAAACGATCGTTCACGTCGACCACGAACCGGCCGAAGTCTACCGCCACTACAATCCCGACGTCGAAATCGTCGCGGACGTGGGTGCGGCGGTCACGGCGATCGACGATCGCGTCCCCGACGGGGCGTGTTCGCTCTGGTGTCCGGAGCTCCACGACCGCCTCCTCGAAGCGGTGACGGACCCTCCAGGGTCGGATGAGCCGATCACCGTCGAAGGCGCCCTCCCGCTGCTGCGCGAGACCATGGCCGACGAGGACGTCTTGGTCTCGGACGTCGGCAGTCACAAGATGGCGATCGCGCAATCGTTCCCGGTGTACGAGCCGAATACCTGCGTCATCTCGAACGGGCTGGCGAGTATGGGGATCGCCGTCCCGGGGGCGGTCGCTGCGGACCTCGCGGTCGACGCCAACATCGTCGCGGGGACCGGAGACGGCGGATTCCTGATGAACGCCGCGGAACTCGAGACGGCGACGCGGCTCGATTGCGGGTTCACGGTAATCGTGTTCAACGACGACGACTACGGACTCATCTCCGAGAAGCAGCTCGAACACCGCGACGAACAGTTCGGGACGGGGCTCACCAATCCCGATCTCGTGACGTTCGCCGAGAGCTTCGGGATCGAGGCGTATCGTCCCGACACGTGGACCGAGATCGATCGAGTACTCTCGGAGACGGTCCCGTCGGACGACCTGGCTCTCGTCGAACTCCCGCTCGAGTGA
- a CDS encoding DUF502 domain-containing protein, which translates to MSPTSSVKRWLVNGVAITIPLAVTLIVLSFVLNFVLNVLSPVVLAILYVWPTDPPTPVVQLTTLLSLFGTVLLVGFVADHTSGQRISQNVHATIESIPGVSTLYASVRRASDLLLDDDTDQFQDVKLVEFPHENAHMLGFLTADTPASIERCLGRDDLQTIMIPLGPNPTTNGFVLHVPADRVYDVDVSVEAAVRSIATLGVAIGPADDAESGETDRSPQAVPASDA; encoded by the coding sequence ATGTCGCCGACGTCTTCCGTCAAACGGTGGCTGGTTAACGGGGTCGCGATCACGATCCCGCTCGCGGTCACGCTCATCGTCCTCAGTTTCGTGCTGAATTTCGTACTGAACGTCCTCTCGCCGGTGGTGCTCGCGATCCTCTACGTCTGGCCGACCGATCCGCCGACGCCCGTCGTCCAGCTGACGACGCTCCTGTCGCTGTTCGGAACGGTACTGCTTGTCGGATTCGTGGCCGATCACACCTCTGGCCAACGGATCTCGCAGAACGTCCACGCGACGATCGAGTCGATTCCCGGCGTGAGCACGCTCTACGCGAGCGTCCGGCGGGCGAGCGACCTCCTCCTCGACGACGATACCGACCAGTTCCAGGACGTCAAACTCGTCGAGTTTCCCCACGAGAACGCGCACATGCTCGGGTTTCTCACTGCGGACACGCCCGCGTCGATCGAGCGCTGTCTCGGCAGAGACGATCTGCAGACGATTATGATCCCGCTCGGACCGAACCCCACGACGAACGGGTTCGTCCTCCACGTCCCCGCTGACCGCGTGTACGACGTCGACGTGTCCGTCGAAGCGGCAGTCCGATCGATCGCGACACTCGGCGTCGCGATCGGGCCAGCCGACGACGCCGAAAGCGGGGAAACCGATCGGTCCCCGCAGGCCGTCCCCGCAAGCGACGCGTAG
- a CDS encoding succinylglutamate desuccinylase/aspartoacylase domain-containing protein encodes MRVAQLGSGTPEVAVVAGVHGDEPCGVRAIERLLDERPTVERPVKLVVVNEAALERRVRFVDEDLNRAFPGQQDAKTHEGRLAHRLVEELEGCLAFSMHSTQSHADPFAIVNGISETATEICPQLPVTAMVETSNFSEGRLFSEIDTVEVECGLQGSETAAENADRLTRAFLTAVDALPGDTVHRDLPVFRLTDVIRKEQADTYEVFVENFTEVEPGNPFAAADGETQIAEEPFYPVLMSPNGYRDVFGYAAEKVDVVQTPTAAD; translated from the coding sequence ATGAGAGTTGCACAGCTCGGGTCGGGAACGCCGGAGGTCGCAGTCGTCGCCGGGGTCCACGGCGACGAACCCTGCGGCGTCAGGGCGATCGAGCGACTGCTCGACGAGCGCCCGACCGTCGAACGGCCCGTCAAACTCGTCGTCGTCAACGAGGCGGCCCTCGAGCGACGGGTTCGCTTCGTCGACGAAGATCTGAATCGTGCGTTCCCGGGCCAGCAGGACGCGAAGACCCACGAAGGACGACTCGCCCACCGACTCGTCGAGGAACTGGAGGGCTGTCTCGCATTCTCGATGCACTCGACGCAGAGCCACGCCGACCCCTTCGCGATCGTCAACGGGATCAGCGAGACCGCGACGGAGATCTGTCCACAGCTGCCGGTCACCGCGATGGTCGAGACGAGTAACTTCTCGGAGGGCCGGCTCTTCTCCGAGATCGACACCGTCGAGGTCGAGTGTGGCCTGCAGGGATCCGAGACGGCCGCGGAGAACGCCGATCGGCTGACGCGTGCGTTCCTGACGGCCGTCGACGCGTTGCCGGGGGACACCGTTCACCGCGACCTCCCCGTGTTCCGGCTCACCGACGTCATCCGCAAGGAGCAGGCGGACACCTACGAGGTATTCGTCGAGAACTTCACGGAGGTCGAGCCGGGGAATCCGTTCGCGGCCGCCGACGGCGAGACGCAGATCGCCGAGGAGCCGTTCTACCCGGTTCTCATGTCGCCCAACGGCTACCGCGACGTCTTCGGGTACGCCGCCGAGAAGGTCGACGTCGTGCAGACGCCGACCGCGGCCGACTGA
- a CDS encoding DUF309 domain-containing protein, which yields MDDHTRDPTVAAPAGNPTGWLASEGRWEHATLRRAVVHGVRLYNSGAFHDSHDCFESEWYNYGSGTTESAFAHGMVQVAAGAYKHVDFENDDGMRSLFRTARQYFRGIPRDYYGVDVLDVRTTLTNALEEPSRIDGWLITLDGEQPTARSEDRAYADSLEE from the coding sequence ATGGACGACCACACCCGTGACCCGACCGTCGCCGCACCGGCCGGGAACCCGACCGGCTGGCTCGCGTCCGAAGGCCGCTGGGAACACGCGACCCTCCGGCGGGCTGTGGTCCACGGCGTCCGTCTGTACAATTCCGGCGCGTTCCACGACTCACACGACTGTTTCGAGTCGGAGTGGTACAACTACGGGAGCGGAACCACCGAAAGCGCGTTCGCTCACGGAATGGTGCAAGTCGCGGCGGGCGCGTACAAGCACGTCGATTTCGAGAACGACGACGGCATGCGATCGCTCTTTCGAACCGCCCGCCAGTACTTCCGGGGCATCCCGCGCGACTACTACGGCGTCGACGTGCTCGACGTCCGCACGACGCTGACGAACGCCCTCGAAGAGCCGTCGCGGATCGACGGCTGGCTGATCACCCTCGACGGCGAGCAGCCGACTGCCCGTTCGGAGGACCGCGCGTACGCCGACTCGCTCGAGGAGTGA